A stretch of the Lactuca sativa cultivar Salinas chromosome 9, Lsat_Salinas_v11, whole genome shotgun sequence genome encodes the following:
- the LOC111885412 gene encoding alpha-soluble NSF attachment protein, with protein MADQIAKGEEFEKQAEKKLTGWAFFGSKHEDAADLFEKAANFYKLGKSWDQAGAVYVKLAECYLKLDSKHEAANAYADAGHCYKKTNSTECIKNLEQSLDIFMEIGRLGMSARYCKEIAELYEQEQNMEKSMVYYDKAADLYQGEEVSSSANQCRLKIAQFAAELQQYQKAIEIYEDISKQSLNNNLLKYGVKGHLLNAGICQLCKGDVVAITNALDKYQDMDPTFSGSREYRLLAELAASIDEEDVEKFTDAIKEFDSITKLDAWKTTLLLRVKDMLKAKELEEDDLT; from the exons ATGGCTGATCAAATAGCGAAAGGTGAAGAATTCGAAAAACAAGCAGAGAAGAAGCTTACCGGATGGGCTTTTTTCGGTTCCAAGCATGAAGATGCCGCCGATTTATTTGAAAAAGCTGCCAATTTTTATAAACTCGGAAAATCCT GGGATCAAGCTGGAGCAGTATATGTCAAATTGGCTGAATGCTATCTGAAG TTGGATAGCAAACATGAAGCTGCAAATGCTTATGCTGATGCAGGACACTGCTATAAGAAAACAAACAGCACAG AGTGCATAAAAAACCTAGAGCAATCATTAGATATATTCATGGAAATTGGAAGGCTAGGCATGTCTGCAAGATACTGCAAG GAAATAGCTGAGTTATATGAACAGGAACAAAACATGGAGAAATCAATGGTTTACTATGATAAAGCAGCTGATCTTTATCAAGGTGAAGAAGTTAGCAGCTCTGCAAATCAATGCAGACTCAAAATTGCACAATTTGCTGCTGAACTTCAACA ATATCAGAAAGCTATTGAAATTTATGAAGACATATCAAAGCAATCACTGAACAATAATCTGCTTAAGTATGGAGTTAAAGGGCATCTACTGAATGCTGGAATTTGTCAACTCTGTAAAGGAGATGTTGTTGCTATTACAAATGCATTGGACAAATATCag GATATGGATCCAACTTTTTCAGGATCACGTGAATACAGATTGCTCGCG GAATTAGCTGCTTCGATTGATGAGGAAGATGTTGAGAAATTTACTGATGCAATCAAGGAATTTGATAGCATAACTAAGCTG GATGCATGGAAGACAACTCTTTTGTTGAGAGTAAAGGACATGCTGAAGGCTAAGGAATTGGAGGAAGATGATCTTACTTGA
- the LOC111885369 gene encoding uncharacterized protein LOC111885369, producing MDDESNENKCTTSVPPLHQKGLLGEDHNHNQNQDDDSHKKSTFFKFGKQGSPCVKFQRLAPEKDVNTRSYNHTFRGSVHRVFNKKINWKSLQTMAKEWISNPINMVLFIWIICVAVSGAILFLVMTGMLNHALPKKSQRNTWFEVNNQILNALFTLMCLYQHPHRLYHLILLSKWRPQDISKLRNLYSKNGTYKPNEWAHMMVVVFLLNLNCFAQYALCGLNVGYKRSERPAIGVALTVSIAISAPAIAGLYSVMSPLGKDSDTDTNSVSDEESQKGIESSEKIFLLSESNPKWSGGIFDFWEDISLAYLSLFCSFCVFGWNMERLGFGNMYVHMTTFLLFCLAPFWIFTLAAVNIENEIVREILGITGVFLCVFGLLYGGFWRIQMRKRFNLPSSDFCCGNPGVSDCVLWLCCCWCSLAQEVRTGNKYDVLDNKFYRKPEGEMSISPLPREEQLNYRSTPSPTTFLQEYKSSNIEEGSSSRGNDSTLEPPIPSFIHRDAT from the coding sequence ATGGATGATGAATCTAATGAAAACAAATGCACGACTTCTGTTCCTCCACTCCATCAAAAGGGACTTCTTGGTGAagatcataatcataatcaaaatcaagatGATGATAGTCATAAAAAGTCAACTTTCTTTAAATTTGGTAAACAAGGCTCCCCTTGTGTAAAATTCCAACGTCTTGCCCCTGAGAAAGATGTTAATACACGTTCTTATAATCATACTTTTCGAGGAAGTGTTCATAGGGTTTTCAACAAGAAAATCAACTGGAAATCCCTTCAAACCATGGCTAAAGAATGGATCTCAAATCCAATAAACATGGTTCTCTTCATTTGGATAATTTGTGTTGCTGTTTCAGGAGCAATTCTCTTCCTTGTTATGACAGGTATGTTAAACCACGCCCTACCAAAAAAATCCCAAAGAAACACATGGTTCGAAGTCAACAACCAAATTCTAAATGCCCTTTTTACCCTCATGTGTCTATACCAACACCCTCATCGCCTCTATCACCTCATACTCTTATCAAAATGGAGACCACAAGACATTTCCAAATTAAGAAACTTATACTCCAAAAATGGAACTTACAAACCCAACGAATGGGCCCACATGATGGTTGTTGTTTTCCTACTTAACCTCAATTGTTTTGCACAATACGCTTTATGTGGTCTCAATGTTGGATACAAAAGATCAGAAAGACCCGCAATTGGAGTGGCACTGACTGTTTCCATAGCAATCAGTGCCCCTGCAATTGCAGGTCTTTACAGTGTCATGAGTCCTTTAGGAAAGGACTCTGACACCGACACTAACAGTGTTTCAGACGAAGAATCCCAAAAAGGGATTGAATCGTCTGAAAAAATATTCTTGTTAAGTGAAAGTAACCCGAAATGGAGCGGGGGTATTTTCGACTTTTGGGAGGATATCTCATTAGCATACCTCTCATTGTTTTGTAGTTTTTGTGTTTTTGGGTGGAATATGGAGAGACTAGGGTTTGGAAACATGTATGTTCATATGACAACGTTTCTTCTCTTTTGTTTGGCTCCATTTTGGATCTTTACATTGGCTGCTGTTAATATTGAGAATGAGATTGTGAGGGAGATTTTGGGAATTACAGGGGTGTTTTTGTGTGTATTTGGTTTGCTTTATGGTGGATTTTGGAGGATTCAAATGAGGAAAAGGTTTAATTTGCCTTCTTCTGATTTCTGTtgtgggaatccgggtgttagtGATTGTGTATTGTGGTTATGTTGTTGTTGGTGTTCTCTTGCTCAGGAGGTTAGGACTGGAAATAaatatgatgttttggataataagttttatagaaaaccagaGGGTGAGATGTCTATATCGCCTTTGCCTCGAGAAGAACAGTTAAATTACCGATCTACCCCTAGTCCTACCACGTTTTTACAGGAATACAAGAGTTCGAATATTGAAGAAGGTTCTTCTTCAAGAGGTAATGATTCAACTCTAGAACCACCAATTCCATCCTTTATACATAGAGACGCCAcgtaa
- the LOC122195948 gene encoding uncharacterized protein LOC122195948: METQHFYHPLVAKTSTISLLNVRGTSNLGFDATFIKPHKHKQHSFQSGCGDYYKIKHGNCRMTRSYRKVASIVAKVSNLEEYKCVQEVVMTNQSKFQKTLMIWAEYKCVSAIITAIARVMISQPKLLVMLAMAGMTMSINFVFILWRESAPDFPPLWFKALTATIPFLPVLLNFLLIPKTTTVRYTVAASILGQTLGLVALKRFYANRTFSHRL; the protein is encoded by the exons ATGGAAACCCAACATTTTTATCATCCTTTGGTAGCAAAGACATCAACTATTAGTCTCTTGAATGTTAGAGGGACGTCAAACCTTGGTTTCGATGCAACCTTCATAAAGCcacacaaacacaaacaacactCTTTTCAG AGCGGATGCGGAGACTACTACAAGATTAAGCATGGGAATTGTCGGATGACAAGGTCATATAGGAAAGTTGCATCAATTGTGGCCAAGGTATCCAACTTAGAAGAATACAAGTGCGTGCAAGAAGTAGTTATGACAAACCAATCCAAGTTCCAAAAGACGCTCATGATTTGGGCAGAATACAAGTGTGTGTCAGCGATAATAACAGCCATTGCAAGAGTCATGATAAGTCAACCGAAGCTCCTAGTGATGCTGGCGATGGCTGGAATGACCATGTCGATTAATTTCGTGTTCATTTTGTGGCGAGAATCTGCACCCGACTTCCCACCTCTTTGGTTTAAAGCTCTTACTGCAACCATTCCATTTTTACCTGTCCTCCTTAACTTTCTTCTCATCCCAAAAACCACCACCGTCAGGTATACAGTTGCTGCCTCCATTCTCGGACAGACTCTTGGATTAGTGGCCCTCAAACGCTTTTACGCCAACCGAACCTTCTCTCACCGCCTCTGA